A window from Salvia miltiorrhiza cultivar Shanhuang (shh) chromosome 2, IMPLAD_Smil_shh, whole genome shotgun sequence encodes these proteins:
- the LOC131011076 gene encoding uncharacterized protein LOC131011076, with protein MVWMRERDTTNPLAALLLRFVALLFMALLTFLPEQSQEQKKHAPNSNSKRKKKKQPPPAKPPSSWDQFKNLLTCKQIVDSKIHDPSKHNSNIYSSCSSICTFRDANTRVVHRADNSPDGSTAGQETRLLTKKTTHGSSARSANSASAARSATRGIQLRKLSGCYECHAIVDPTRYPLPRTTICACSECGEVFPKIESLEHHQAVRHAVSELGPEDSSRNIVEIIFKSSWLKKDNPICKIDRILKVHNTQRTIQRFEDYRDAVKIRATANAAKRSARCAADGNELLRFHCATLTCSLGARGASSLCGSIPACGVCTVIRHGFQGAKATGIRTTASSGRAHDCLAAPAARRAMLVCRVIAGRVKRGPEDADDGAAAGSYDSVAGHAGVYSNMEELHVFSSRAILPCFVVIYKALEC; from the exons ATGGtgtggatgagagagagagatactaCTAATCCTTTAGCAGCACTCCTCTTGAGATTCGTAGCACTCCTTTTCATGGCGCTGCTAACTTTCCTGCCAGAGCAATCTCAGGAGCAGAAGAAACATGCTCCCAACTCCAACTCGAAGcgcaagaagaagaagcagccGCCGCCGGCGAAACCGCCGTCATCGTGGGACCAGTTCAAGAACCTACTAACCTGCAAGCAAATCGTGGACTCCAAAATCCACGATCCCTCCAAACACAACAGCAATATCTACTCATCCTGCTCCTCCATTTGTACCTTCAGAGACGCCAACACCAGAGTTGTACACCGCGCCGATAACTCGCCCGACGGCAGCACCGCCGGCCAGGAAACCAGGCTCCTCACCAAAAAGACCACCCACGGATCGTCCGCGCGCTCGGCTAACTCCGCCTCCGCCGCGAGATCCGCCACCCGCGGCATCCAGCTCAGGAAGCTCTCCGGCTGTTACGAGTGTCATGCCATTGTTGATCCCACCAG GTATCCGTTGCCAAGAACAACTATATGTGCTTGCTCCGAATGTGGAGAGGTTTTCCCCAAAATTGAGAGTTTGGAACATCATCAAGCAGTGAGGCATGCAG TGTCAGAGCTAGGGCCGGAGGATTCAAGCCGCAACATAGTGGAAATAATCTTCAAATCAAGCTGGCTGAAGAAAGACAATCCCATCTGCAAGATCGACCGCATCCTCAAAGTCCACAACACGCAGCGCACCATCCAGCGATTCGAGGACTACCGCGACGCCGTCAAGATACGCGCCACCGCCAACGCCGCCAAGCGCAGCGCCCGCTGCGCCGCCGACGGCAACGAGCTGCTCCGCTTCCACTGCGCCACCCTCACCTGCTCCCTCGGCGCCCGCGGCGCCTCCTCCCTCTGCGGCTCCATTCCCGCCTGCGGCGTCTGCACCGTCATCCGCCACGGCTTCCAGGGCGCCAAGGCCACCGGCATCCGCACCACCGCCAGCAGCGGCCGCGCCCACGACTGCCTCGCCGCCCCCGCCGCCCGGCGCGCCATGCTCGTCTGCCGCGTCATCGCCGGGAGGGTGAAGCGCGGGCCCGAGGACGCCGACGACGGGGCGGCGGCCGGGTCGTATGACTCCGTGGCCGGGCACGCCGGAGTTTACTCAAATATGGAGGAGTTGCATGTGTTTAGTTCGAGGGCCATTTTGCCTTGCTTTGTGGTGATCTACAAAGCTCTCGAATGCTag
- the LOC131011077 gene encoding uncharacterized protein LOC131011077, with amino-acid sequence MIFLGFFSPWMKLTCNSNWSSIWKLSLSFIHSGFFGGRRQAEHWFGTSSASLHSHTLISRKKFGFKCIIFPKSWWPLCHIYQGVIQKVIMMVNQCSTILMYNGIAFDQELEEKLSVLD; translated from the exons ATGATCTTCTTAGGCTTTTTCTCACCATGGA tGAAACTAACCTGCAATAGCAATTGGAGCAGCATTTGGAAACTATCTCTGAGCTTCATCCATTCCGGCTTCTTTGGGGGAAGAAGACAAGCTGAGCACTGGTTTGGAACTTCTTCTGCTTCTTTGCATTCTCACACATTAATTTCAA GAAAGAAATTTGGCTTTAAATGCATCATATTTCCTAAAAGCTGGTGGCCACTTTGTCATATCTATCAAG GAGTAATTCAAAAAGTTATCATGATGGTTAACCAATGTTCAACTATTCTAATGTACAATGGAATTGCTTTTGATCAAGAGCTCGAAGAAAAATTATCAGTCCTAGATTAA